In Flavobacterium okayamense, a single window of DNA contains:
- the hisG gene encoding ATP phosphoribosyltransferase: MNTLKIAIQKSGRLHDESIQILKDCGISVYNGNDQLKVTASNFPLEVYYLRNSDIPQYLIDGVVDVAIVGDNLLVEKGANIQVAEKLGFSKCKVSVAVPKNFEYNSIQDLNGLRVATSYPKTVVDYFTSKGITVDIHQISGSVEIAPNIGLSDVIVDIVSSGSTLFKNGLKEVEIILKSEAVLAVSPKISDDSKILLEKLQFRIQSVLRSRKSKYILMNVPNDKISEVSSILPVLKSPTIMPLAEEGWSSLHSVIDEGQFWEVIDQLKQAGAEGILVCPIEKMVL; the protein is encoded by the coding sequence ATGAACACGTTAAAAATTGCTATTCAAAAATCAGGTCGTTTACACGATGAAAGTATCCAAATTCTAAAAGATTGTGGTATTTCAGTTTATAATGGAAACGACCAGCTTAAAGTTACTGCTTCTAATTTTCCTTTAGAAGTGTATTATTTACGAAATTCAGATATTCCTCAATATTTAATAGATGGAGTTGTAGATGTAGCTATAGTTGGCGATAATTTGTTAGTTGAGAAAGGAGCTAATATTCAAGTAGCTGAAAAATTAGGTTTCTCTAAATGTAAGGTTTCGGTAGCAGTTCCTAAGAATTTCGAGTACAATTCCATCCAAGATTTAAACGGATTACGTGTGGCAACTTCGTATCCAAAAACTGTTGTTGACTATTTTACATCAAAAGGAATTACGGTAGATATTCACCAAATTTCAGGTTCAGTTGAAATTGCTCCAAATATTGGACTTTCCGATGTCATTGTGGATATCGTTTCTTCTGGAAGTACACTTTTTAAAAACGGATTAAAAGAAGTGGAAATCATTTTAAAAAGTGAAGCTGTATTAGCGGTTTCACCAAAAATTTCAGATGATTCAAAAATATTATTAGAAAAACTTCAATTTAGAATTCAATCCGTTTTGCGTTCAAGAAAATCAAAATACATTTTAATGAATGTTCCCAATGATAAAATTTCAGAAGTAAGTTCTATTCTACCTGTTTTAAAAAGTCCAACAATTATGCCTTTAGCAGAAGAAGGTTGGAGTAGTCTACATTCCGTAATTGATGAAGGGCAATTTTGGGAAGTTATCGACCAACTAAAACAAGCAGGTGCAGAAGGTATTTTAGTTTGTCCAATTGAAAAAATGGTATTATAA
- the hisD gene encoding histidinol dehydrogenase, giving the protein MQIIFNPKKESWSELLKRPTQSFEDIEETVKGIFKEIQQKGDVAVQKYTSLFDGTCIENILVSQEEINEAISLVSNELKEAIEVAKNNIYNFHTAQKTEKLEVITTNGVSCWQEKRPIQKVGLYIPGGSAPLFSTVLMLALPAQIAGCKEIVLCTPPNKEGKINPAILYTAQLCGVTKIFKVGGIQAIGALTFGTETIPKVYKIFGPGNQFVTVAKQYATQFGVGIDMPAGPSELLVYADESANAAFVASDLLSQAEHGKDSQVILVTTSKDILKKVENEITKQIEELPRKEIAKVAIENSRLFCVTNEKVALELINEYAPEHFIVCSKNEDFFVSGIENAGSIFIGNNTPESAGDYASGTNHTLPTNGYAKTYSGVNLDSFMKAMTFQKITEEGMLNIGKSIEIMAESEGLQAHKNAVSLRLKELIK; this is encoded by the coding sequence ATGCAAATCATATTTAACCCCAAAAAAGAATCTTGGTCAGAATTATTAAAAAGACCCACACAATCCTTTGAAGATATTGAAGAAACCGTAAAAGGAATTTTTAAAGAAATCCAACAAAAAGGAGATGTGGCTGTTCAAAAATATACGTCTTTATTTGATGGAACTTGTATTGAAAATATTTTAGTCTCTCAAGAAGAAATAAATGAAGCTATTTCTTTAGTTTCAAATGAATTAAAAGAAGCAATTGAAGTTGCAAAAAATAATATTTATAATTTTCACACAGCTCAAAAAACTGAAAAACTTGAAGTTATCACAACCAATGGAGTAAGTTGTTGGCAAGAAAAAAGACCCATTCAAAAAGTAGGCTTATATATTCCAGGCGGTTCAGCACCTTTATTTTCTACCGTATTAATGTTGGCTTTACCAGCTCAAATTGCTGGTTGTAAAGAAATTGTGCTATGTACACCACCAAATAAGGAAGGAAAAATAAATCCAGCCATTTTATACACAGCTCAATTATGTGGCGTGACAAAAATCTTTAAAGTTGGTGGTATTCAAGCTATCGGTGCTTTGACATTCGGAACTGAAACGATACCTAAAGTCTATAAAATTTTCGGACCTGGAAATCAATTTGTAACTGTGGCTAAGCAATATGCAACCCAATTTGGTGTAGGTATTGATATGCCAGCTGGTCCAAGTGAATTATTAGTATATGCAGATGAATCAGCAAATGCAGCTTTCGTTGCTTCTGATTTATTGAGTCAGGCAGAACACGGAAAGGATAGTCAAGTAATTCTAGTTACAACGTCAAAGGATATTCTTAAGAAAGTTGAAAATGAAATAACAAAGCAAATTGAAGAATTACCACGAAAAGAAATTGCTAAAGTTGCTATTGAAAATTCTAGGCTATTTTGCGTTACAAATGAAAAGGTAGCTTTAGAGTTAATAAATGAATATGCACCGGAACACTTTATTGTTTGTTCAAAAAATGAAGATTTCTTTGTTAGCGGAATAGAAAATGCGGGTTCTATATTTATTGGAAATAACACACCTGAAAGCGCGGGAGATTATGCTTCAGGAACCAATCATACCTTACCAACAAATGGTTATGCAAAAACATATAGTGGCGTAAATTTAGATAGTTTTATGAAGGCGATGACCTTCCAAAAGATTACTGAAGAAGGAATGCTAAATATTGGAAAAAGTATTGAAATCATGGCTGAATCAGAAGGATTACAAGCACACAAAAATGCAGTTTCACTACGTTTAAAAGAACTAATAAAATGA
- the hisC gene encoding histidinol-phosphate transaminase, with amino-acid sequence MKSFDLNKLVRSNVKTVKPYSSARDDFKDFEQEMIFLDANENPFSNGMNRYPDPQQKELKYILADRNNVSKDNILIGNGSDEVLDLLFRAFCEPNRDNIITLPPTYGMYSVLAGINAIENREVLLTNDFQPNVDSIIQAIDENTKIIFLCSPNNPTGNSFSDEAILKIMNNFNGLVVIDEAYIDFSKDESWLSVLADCPNLVITQTLSKAYAMAGLRIGILYASTDIISIINKIKPPYNINILSQESALKKLEQSTMPFQVKKLISERKKLKKELEKTSFVEKVFPSDANFILIKVDDANYRYQQFIDNGIVVRNRTNQPLCENCLRISIGLKEENEKLIQVIKKIDYAKENIVY; translated from the coding sequence ATGAAAAGTTTTGATTTAAATAAATTGGTGCGTTCAAATGTGAAAACTGTAAAACCGTATTCTTCGGCAAGAGACGATTTTAAAGATTTTGAACAAGAAATGATCTTTTTGGATGCAAATGAAAATCCGTTTTCAAATGGAATGAATCGTTATCCCGATCCGCAACAAAAAGAATTAAAATACATACTTGCCGATAGAAATAATGTATCTAAAGATAATATCCTTATTGGAAATGGAAGTGATGAAGTTTTAGATTTACTTTTTAGAGCCTTTTGCGAACCTAATCGTGATAATATTATAACCTTACCCCCAACTTATGGTATGTATAGCGTTTTAGCGGGTATAAATGCAATTGAAAATAGAGAAGTTTTACTAACAAATGATTTTCAACCAAATGTAGATTCAATTATTCAAGCAATTGATGAAAATACAAAAATCATTTTTTTGTGTTCACCTAACAACCCAACAGGTAATTCGTTTTCAGATGAAGCAATCTTAAAAATCATGAATAATTTCAACGGATTAGTTGTTATTGATGAAGCTTATATCGATTTTTCAAAAGATGAAAGTTGGCTTAGTGTTTTAGCGGATTGTCCAAATCTTGTAATTACACAAACGCTTTCAAAAGCTTATGCAATGGCGGGTTTACGAATAGGTATTCTATATGCATCTACAGATATTATTTCAATTATAAATAAGATAAAACCGCCTTACAATATTAATATTCTCTCTCAAGAATCAGCATTAAAAAAGTTGGAACAAAGTACAATGCCTTTTCAAGTTAAAAAACTAATATCAGAGAGAAAAAAACTGAAAAAAGAACTTGAAAAAACCTCTTTTGTAGAGAAAGTTTTTCCTTCCGACGCCAATTTTATTTTAATAAAGGTTGATGATGCCAATTATCGTTACCAACAGTTTATTGATAACGGAATTGTAGTTAGAAATAGAACGAATCAGCCATTGTGTGAAAATTGTTTGCGAATTAGCATTGGTTTAAAAGAAGAAAATGAAAAATTAATCCAGGTTATTAAAAAAATAGATTATGCTAAAGAAAATATTGTTTATTGA
- the hisB gene encoding bifunctional histidinol-phosphatase/imidazoleglycerol-phosphate dehydratase HisB, protein MLKKILFIDRDGTMIKEVSDFQIDAFEKMYFYPKCLTYLGKIARELDYELVLVTNQDGLGTTIFPEDTFWPVHNFIIKTFEGEGVVFANQCIDKSFPEDNAPTRKPRTGMLIEYINNPDYDLENSFVIGDRITDVELAKNLGCKAIFINDGIQAGTNEVENSLEELQKSIALENNDWEKIYEFLKLQDRSASIIRKTNETDIAITLNLDGTGKSTIDTGIAFFDHMLDQIARHGQMDLDIKVKGDLEVDEHHTIEDTAIALGEVFSKALGTKLGIERYGFCLPMDDCLAQVTIDFGGRNWLVWDADFKREMIGQMPTEMFYHFFKSFTDGAKANLNIKAEGTNEHHKIEAIFKAFAKAIKVAVKRDPEKMILPSTKGML, encoded by the coding sequence ATGCTAAAGAAAATATTGTTTATTGATAGAGACGGAACCATGATTAAAGAAGTGTCGGATTTTCAAATCGATGCTTTTGAAAAAATGTATTTCTATCCGAAATGTCTAACCTATTTGGGTAAAATAGCTAGAGAATTAGATTATGAATTGGTTTTAGTTACCAATCAAGATGGATTAGGGACTACAATTTTCCCGGAAGATACTTTTTGGCCGGTTCATAATTTCATCATTAAAACATTTGAAGGGGAAGGAGTTGTTTTTGCCAATCAATGTATCGATAAAAGTTTTCCTGAAGATAATGCACCTACACGCAAACCTAGAACAGGAATGTTAATAGAATATATAAATAATCCTGACTATGATTTGGAAAATTCTTTTGTGATAGGTGATCGAATCACTGATGTGGAATTGGCTAAGAATTTAGGTTGTAAAGCAATATTCATAAACGATGGAATTCAAGCAGGAACAAATGAAGTTGAAAATTCATTAGAAGAACTTCAAAAATCAATTGCTTTAGAAAATAATGATTGGGAAAAAATTTATGAATTTTTAAAACTACAAGATCGTTCGGCTTCTATAATTCGTAAAACAAATGAAACAGATATTGCCATTACCTTAAATCTAGACGGAACTGGAAAGAGTACTATTGATACAGGAATTGCCTTTTTCGATCATATGTTAGACCAAATAGCACGTCACGGACAAATGGATTTAGATATTAAAGTCAAAGGTGATTTAGAAGTTGATGAACACCATACCATTGAAGATACAGCTATTGCTTTAGGAGAAGTTTTTTCAAAAGCTTTAGGTACTAAATTAGGAATCGAACGCTACGGATTTTGTTTGCCTATGGACGATTGTTTAGCACAAGTAACCATCGATTTTGGAGGTAGAAATTGGTTGGTTTGGGATGCTGATTTCAAACGCGAAATGATTGGTCAAATGCCAACCGAAATGTTTTATCACTTTTTCAAATCTTTTACTGATGGTGCAAAAGCAAATCTCAATATAAAAGCTGAAGGTACAAACGAACACCATAAGATTGAAGCTATTTTTAAAGCCTTTGCTAAAGCAATTAAAGTGGCTGTAAAAAGAGATCCAGAAAAAATGATTTTACCTTCAACTAAAGGAATGTTATAA
- the hisH gene encoding imidazole glycerol phosphate synthase subunit HisH, protein MKIAIIDYGAGNVQSVLFALNRLGYEGEVTSNWEVISNADKVIFPGVGEASSAMKMILNLGLDKLIPTLNQPVLGICLGMQLLCNYSEEGNAKGLGIFDIDVVKFTSEVKVPQMGWNTIKNLKSDLFKDIKEDEFMYLVHSYYVPKCEYAIATTEYGIEYTTAIHKDNFYGVQFHPEKSGIYGEQILKNFLILNSKI, encoded by the coding sequence ATGAAAATAGCCATAATAGATTACGGAGCTGGAAATGTACAAAGTGTATTATTTGCTTTAAATAGATTAGGGTATGAAGGTGAAGTTACTTCAAATTGGGAAGTTATTTCAAATGCCGATAAAGTTATTTTTCCTGGCGTTGGCGAAGCTTCAAGTGCAATGAAAATGATTCTGAATTTAGGATTGGATAAGTTAATTCCAACGTTAAACCAACCTGTTTTAGGTATTTGTTTAGGTATGCAATTGCTATGTAATTACTCTGAAGAAGGAAATGCCAAAGGTTTAGGAATTTTTGATATTGATGTTGTAAAGTTCACAAGCGAAGTAAAAGTTCCGCAAATGGGCTGGAACACGATTAAAAATTTAAAATCAGATTTGTTTAAAGATATTAAAGAAGACGAATTTATGTATCTAGTTCATAGTTACTATGTTCCAAAATGTGAATATGCAATCGCTACAACTGAATACGGAATAGAATATACCACAGCAATACATAAAGACAATTTTTATGGCGTACAATTTCACCCAGAAAAAAGCGGAATTTATGGAGAGCAAATATTAAAAAACTTCTTAATTCTTAATTCTAAAATCTAA
- the hisA gene encoding 1-(5-phosphoribosyl)-5-[(5-phosphoribosylamino)methylideneamino]imidazole-4-carboxamide isomerase: protein MRIIPAIDIIDGKCVRLSKGDYNTKKIYNENPLEVAKEFEASGIQYLHLVDLDGAKSSQIVNYKVLEQIALKTSLKIDFGGGIKTDNDIKIAFESGAKQITGGSIAVKNPDVFKKWISEYGADAIILGADAADEKIAISGWLEESTEEVIPFIQKYQQEGIEYVICTDISKDGMLQGPSFDLYKKILDSDLSNRAESRLKLIASGGISTFDELPKLVELGCEGTIIGKAIYENRISLKQLENYILNN from the coding sequence ATGAGAATAATTCCAGCTATAGATATCATCGATGGAAAATGCGTAAGGCTATCGAAAGGTGATTACAATACAAAAAAAATATATAACGAAAACCCATTAGAAGTTGCCAAAGAATTTGAAGCATCAGGCATTCAGTACTTGCATTTAGTTGATTTAGATGGTGCAAAATCGAGTCAAATTGTGAACTACAAAGTTTTGGAACAAATAGCTTTAAAAACTTCATTAAAAATTGATTTTGGTGGAGGCATTAAAACCGATAATGATATTAAAATCGCTTTCGAAAGTGGTGCGAAACAAATTACCGGTGGAAGTATAGCTGTAAAAAATCCAGATGTTTTTAAAAAATGGATTTCTGAATATGGAGCTGATGCTATTATCCTTGGCGCTGATGCTGCTGATGAAAAAATAGCTATTTCAGGTTGGTTAGAAGAATCTACTGAAGAAGTTATTCCATTTATTCAAAAATACCAACAAGAAGGTATTGAATATGTTATTTGTACAGACATTTCTAAAGATGGCATGTTACAAGGTCCAAGTTTTGATTTATACAAAAAGATTTTAGATTCTGATTTGTCAAATCGAGCGGAGTCGAGATTAAAATTAATCGCTTCTGGAGGAATTTCCACTTTCGACGAACTACCAAAATTAGTAGAATTAGGTTGCGAGGGAACAATAATTGGAAAAGCAATTTACGAAAACAGAATCAGTTTAAAACAATTAGAAAATTACATTTTAAACAACTAA
- the hisF gene encoding imidazole glycerol phosphate synthase subunit HisF: protein MLTKRIISCLDIKNGRTVKGINFLELRDAGDPVELAKKYADTMADELVFLDISATEERRKTLVDLVRKVAETINIPFTVGGGISSVEDVDILLRNGADKVSINSSAVKRPQLINEIAAKYGSQCTVVAIDAKKINGEWMVHLVGGKVPTELNLFDWAKEVEERGAGEILFTSMNNDGTKNGFANEALAKLSEIVNIPIIASGGAGTMQHFADTFIVGKADAALAASVFHYHEIDIPELKEFLKQQNINIRL from the coding sequence ATGCTAACAAAAAGAATAATTTCATGTCTGGATATTAAAAACGGACGCACCGTAAAAGGTATTAATTTCTTAGAATTGCGCGATGCTGGCGATCCTGTAGAGTTGGCAAAAAAATACGCCGATACCATGGCGGATGAATTGGTATTCTTAGATATTTCAGCTACAGAAGAACGCAGAAAGACATTAGTCGATTTGGTAAGAAAAGTAGCCGAAACGATAAACATTCCCTTTACTGTTGGTGGTGGAATTTCTTCTGTGGAAGATGTAGATATATTGTTGAGAAATGGAGCCGATAAAGTTTCTATCAATTCTTCGGCAGTAAAAAGACCTCAATTAATAAATGAAATCGCAGCTAAATATGGAAGCCAGTGTACAGTTGTAGCTATAGATGCCAAAAAAATTAATGGCGAATGGATGGTACATTTAGTTGGTGGTAAAGTTCCAACTGAATTGAATTTATTCGATTGGGCTAAAGAAGTTGAAGAAAGAGGCGCAGGCGAAATTTTATTTACTTCTATGAATAACGATGGAACTAAAAATGGCTTTGCCAATGAAGCTTTGGCTAAACTTTCTGAAATTGTAAATATTCCAATCATAGCTTCTGGTGGTGCTGGAACTATGCAACATTTTGCCGATACTTTTATCGTAGGAAAAGCTGATGCTGCTTTAGCCGCAAGTGTTTTTCATTACCACGAAATTGATATTCCAGAATTGAAAGAATTTTTAAAACAACAAAATATTAACATTAGACTATAA
- the hisIE gene encoding bifunctional phosphoribosyl-AMP cyclohydrolase/phosphoribosyl-ATP diphosphatase HisIE, translating into MMINFTKYTDGLVPTIIQDNETKNVLMLGFMNQEALDKTITTKKVTFFSRTKNRLWTKGEESGNFLNLVSYAIDCDNDTLLLKVNPMGPTCHKGSDTCWNEQNNQEYGFLSKLENTITARKENASAEKSYVASLFEKGINKIAQKVGEEAVEVVIEAKDNNDDLFLNESADLLFHYLILLQAKGFQLNDVVDVLKGREK; encoded by the coding sequence ATTATGATAAATTTCACAAAATATACAGACGGTTTAGTACCAACAATAATTCAAGATAATGAAACCAAAAACGTATTAATGTTGGGTTTTATGAACCAAGAAGCATTAGATAAAACAATAACCACAAAAAAAGTAACTTTCTTTAGTCGTACTAAAAATAGATTATGGACAAAAGGCGAGGAGAGTGGCAACTTTTTAAACTTAGTAAGTTATGCGATTGATTGTGATAACGATACGTTGTTGCTAAAAGTAAATCCTATGGGGCCAACATGTCACAAAGGTTCTGATACTTGTTGGAACGAACAAAACAATCAAGAGTATGGGTTTTTATCAAAATTAGAAAACACAATTACAGCGCGTAAAGAAAACGCTTCAGCTGAAAAGAGTTATGTAGCTTCTCTTTTTGAAAAAGGAATAAATAAAATCGCCCAAAAAGTTGGGGAAGAAGCCGTTGAGGTCGTTATTGAAGCAAAGGACAACAATGACGATTTATTCTTGAACGAAAGCGCCGATTTATTGTTTCACTATTTAATTTTATTGCAAGCAAAAGGTTTTCAGTTAAATGATGTAGTAGATGTATTGAAGGGAAGAGAGAAGTAA
- a CDS encoding M949_RS01915 family surface polysaccharide biosynthesis protein, with translation MKLRQIRAILLLLFFISCNQKKIDNNDSKLSENDKYENKISTQNISVNELPKELTFKGNFIKATKLKDEIGNQIVLLTQTEETQSEKIKFIEHEFDKSIYVYNFLLNNTSNKYELNWKIQDFEKNCDFDLIIGFLDNTNLFTDLNNNGITEIWSMYQKGCVSDVSSLEMKIIMYEGENKHTIRGNSLIDFGNSKFGGEYKIDDNFLKSHPKILNFAKRMWKDNYIQKFE, from the coding sequence ATGAAATTAAGGCAAATTAGAGCAATTTTATTATTATTATTTTTCATTAGTTGTAATCAAAAAAAAATTGATAATAATGATTCAAAATTATCTGAAAATGATAAATATGAAAACAAAATTTCAACACAAAATATTTCTGTAAATGAATTACCCAAAGAATTAACTTTTAAAGGCAATTTTATTAAAGCTACTAAACTAAAAGATGAGATAGGTAATCAAATAGTACTTTTAACCCAAACCGAAGAAACACAAAGTGAGAAAATTAAGTTCATTGAGCATGAATTTGATAAGAGTATTTATGTATATAACTTCTTGTTGAACAATACTAGCAATAAGTATGAATTAAATTGGAAAATTCAAGATTTTGAAAAAAATTGTGACTTTGATTTAATTATAGGCTTTTTAGACAATACAAATCTATTTACTGATTTAAATAATAACGGAATTACGGAAATTTGGTCAATGTATCAAAAAGGATGTGTTTCTGATGTAAGTTCTTTAGAAATGAAAATCATTATGTATGAAGGAGAAAATAAACATACAATTAGAGGTAATAGCTTAATAGATTTTGGTAATTCAAAATTTGGAGGTGAATATAAAATTGATGATAATTTTTTGAAATCACATCCAAAAATATTAAATTTTGCAAAGAGAATGTGGAAGGACAATTACATCCAGAAATTTGAATAA